One Solanum lycopersicum chromosome 2, SLM_r2.1 genomic region harbors:
- the LOC101246882 gene encoding E3 ubiquitin-protein ligase CIP8-like isoform X2: MAENYSLRFHIQTTNFSENEVEQENPTYSFSPYNPTFFIPSFDSGTDLVTDLFDSRNDEVTDHPYVVHNNSNSRVLPDDEELELGFEFDGLRVVGVDSESDSEDEEVIHQIGNSSVPDLWNCFRVGDEGDLDEDSEWEEVERVEGREDNMSYLIGRMEEISVSSDFSSEEGNLGFGEDGEGGQSRNLEWEFLVAVNDLERSLELHNAVILQDGGGFGAVDFVGSQERLKGSPPTAKSVLENLPLVVVSDEHLKGSNAACAVCKDEILSTEKMTRLPCSHYYHCDCIMPWLNIRNTCPVCRHELPTDNADYERENGRSAGQGHVNDFQVISF; encoded by the coding sequence ATGGCGGAAAATTATAGCCTTCGTTTCCATATACAGACAACCAATTTTAGCGAGAACGAAGTCGAACAGGAGAACCCCACATACTCCTTTTCTCCTTATAATCCCACCTTCTTTATTCCCTCATTTGACTCGGGCACCGACCTTGTAACCGATTTGTTCGACTCCCGAAATGACGAAGTAACGGATCATCCCTATGTTGTTCACAACAATTCTAATTCTAGGGTTTTGCCAGACGATGAAGAACTAGAGCTTGGGTTTGAATTTGATGGACTTCGGGTCGTTGGGGTAGACTCCGAGTCCGATTCAGAAGACGAGGAGGTTATTCACCAAATTGGCAATTCGAGTGTGCCGGATTTGTGGAACTGTTTTCGGGTTGGTGATGAGGGGGATTTGGATGAAGATTCAGAGTGGGAAGAAGTTGAGAGGGTTGAAGGGAGGGAGGACAATATGAGTTATCTGATTGGACGAATGGAAGAAATTTCTGTTTCTTCTGATTTCTCTTCTGAAGAAGGAAATTTGGGTTTCGGTGAAGATGGAGAAGGGGGGCAATCGAGGAATTTAGAATGGGAATTTCTGGTGGCGGTTAATGATCTCGAAAGGAGCCTTGAACTTCACAATGCTGTTATACTTCAAGATGGCGGTGGGTTTGGTGCTGTTGATTTTGTTGGAAGCCAAGAGAGGTTAAAGGGTAGTCCACCAACAGCTAAATCTGTGCTGGAAAATCTTCCTTTGGTGGTCGTGAGTGATGAACATTTGAAAGGAAGCAATGCAGCTTGTGCAGTTTGCAAAGATGAGATTTTGTCAACGGAGAAAATGACTAGGTTGCCCTGTTCTCACTACTACCATTGTGATTGTATTATGCCATGGCTAAATATCCGTAATACATGTCCTGTTTGTCGCCACGAGTTGCCCACGGATAATGCTGATTATGAGAGGGAAAATGGAAGGAGTGCTGGTCAAGGACATGTTAATGATTTTCAG
- the LOC101246882 gene encoding E3 ubiquitin-protein ligase CIP8-like isoform X3: MAENYSLRFHIQTTNFSENEVEQENPTYSFSPYNPTFFIPSFDSGTDLVTDLFDSRNDEVTDHPYVVHNNSNSRVLPDDEELELGFEFDGLRVVGVDSESDSEDEEVIHQIGNSSVPDLWNCFRVGDEGDLDEDSEWEEVERVEGREDNMSYLIGRMEEISVSSDFSSEEGNLGFGEDGEGGQSRNLEWEFLVAVNDLERSLELHNAVILQDGGGFGAVDFVGSQERLKGSPPTAKSVLENLPLVVVSDEHLKGSNAACAVCKDEILSTEKMTRLPCSHYYHCDCIMPWLNIRNTCPVCRHELPTDNADYERENGRSAGQGHVNDFQ; the protein is encoded by the exons ATGGCGGAAAATTATAGCCTTCGTTTCCATATACAGACAACCAATTTTAGCGAGAACGAAGTCGAACAGGAGAACCCCACATACTCCTTTTCTCCTTATAATCCCACCTTCTTTATTCCCTCATTTGACTCGGGCACCGACCTTGTAACCGATTTGTTCGACTCCCGAAATGACGAAGTAACGGATCATCCCTATGTTGTTCACAACAATTCTAATTCTAGGGTTTTGCCAGACGATGAAGAACTAGAGCTTGGGTTTGAATTTGATGGACTTCGGGTCGTTGGGGTAGACTCCGAGTCCGATTCAGAAGACGAGGAGGTTATTCACCAAATTGGCAATTCGAGTGTGCCGGATTTGTGGAACTGTTTTCGGGTTGGTGATGAGGGGGATTTGGATGAAGATTCAGAGTGGGAAGAAGTTGAGAGGGTTGAAGGGAGGGAGGACAATATGAGTTATCTGATTGGACGAATGGAAGAAATTTCTGTTTCTTCTGATTTCTCTTCTGAAGAAGGAAATTTGGGTTTCGGTGAAGATGGAGAAGGGGGGCAATCGAGGAATTTAGAATGGGAATTTCTGGTGGCGGTTAATGATCTCGAAAGGAGCCTTGAACTTCACAATGCTGTTATACTTCAAGATGGCGGTGGGTTTGGTGCTGTTGATTTTGTTGGAAGCCAAGAGAGGTTAAAGGGTAGTCCACCAACAGCTAAATCTGTGCTGGAAAATCTTCCTTTGGTGGTCGTGAGTGATGAACATTTGAAAGGAAGCAATGCAGCTTGTGCAGTTTGCAAAGATGAGATTTTGTCAACGGAGAAAATGACTAGGTTGCCCTGTTCTCACTACTACCATTGTGATTGTATTATGCCATGGCTAAATATCCGTAATACATGTCCTGTTTGTCGCCACGAGTTGCCCACGGATAATGCTGATTATGAGAGGGAAAATGGAAGGAGTGCTGGTCAAGGACATGTTAATGATTTTCAG TAA
- the LOC101246882 gene encoding E3 ubiquitin-protein ligase CIP8-like isoform X1: MAENYSLRFHIQTTNFSENEVEQENPTYSFSPYNPTFFIPSFDSGTDLVTDLFDSRNDEVTDHPYVVHNNSNSRVLPDDEELELGFEFDGLRVVGVDSESDSEDEEVIHQIGNSSVPDLWNCFRVGDEGDLDEDSEWEEVERVEGREDNMSYLIGRMEEISVSSDFSSEEGNLGFGEDGEGGQSRNLEWEFLVAVNDLERSLELHNAVILQDGGGFGAVDFVGSQERLKGSPPTAKSVLENLPLVVVSDEHLKGSNAACAVCKDEILSTEKMTRLPCSHYYHCDCIMPWLNIRNTCPVCRHELPTDNADYERENGRSAGQGHVNDFQVQEESPRDQMPF, from the coding sequence ATGGCGGAAAATTATAGCCTTCGTTTCCATATACAGACAACCAATTTTAGCGAGAACGAAGTCGAACAGGAGAACCCCACATACTCCTTTTCTCCTTATAATCCCACCTTCTTTATTCCCTCATTTGACTCGGGCACCGACCTTGTAACCGATTTGTTCGACTCCCGAAATGACGAAGTAACGGATCATCCCTATGTTGTTCACAACAATTCTAATTCTAGGGTTTTGCCAGACGATGAAGAACTAGAGCTTGGGTTTGAATTTGATGGACTTCGGGTCGTTGGGGTAGACTCCGAGTCCGATTCAGAAGACGAGGAGGTTATTCACCAAATTGGCAATTCGAGTGTGCCGGATTTGTGGAACTGTTTTCGGGTTGGTGATGAGGGGGATTTGGATGAAGATTCAGAGTGGGAAGAAGTTGAGAGGGTTGAAGGGAGGGAGGACAATATGAGTTATCTGATTGGACGAATGGAAGAAATTTCTGTTTCTTCTGATTTCTCTTCTGAAGAAGGAAATTTGGGTTTCGGTGAAGATGGAGAAGGGGGGCAATCGAGGAATTTAGAATGGGAATTTCTGGTGGCGGTTAATGATCTCGAAAGGAGCCTTGAACTTCACAATGCTGTTATACTTCAAGATGGCGGTGGGTTTGGTGCTGTTGATTTTGTTGGAAGCCAAGAGAGGTTAAAGGGTAGTCCACCAACAGCTAAATCTGTGCTGGAAAATCTTCCTTTGGTGGTCGTGAGTGATGAACATTTGAAAGGAAGCAATGCAGCTTGTGCAGTTTGCAAAGATGAGATTTTGTCAACGGAGAAAATGACTAGGTTGCCCTGTTCTCACTACTACCATTGTGATTGTATTATGCCATGGCTAAATATCCGTAATACATGTCCTGTTTGTCGCCACGAGTTGCCCACGGATAATGCTGATTATGAGAGGGAAAATGGAAGGAGTGCTGGTCAAGGACATGTTAATGATTTTCAG